A stretch of the Lagenorhynchus albirostris chromosome 21, mLagAlb1.1, whole genome shotgun sequence genome encodes the following:
- the ING2 gene encoding inhibitor of growth protein 2 codes for MLGQQQQQLYSSAALLTGERSRLLTCYVQDYLECVESLPHDMQRNVSVLRELDNKYQETLKEIDDVYEKYKKEDDSNQKKRLQQHLQRALINSQELGDEKIQIVTQMLELVENRARQMELHSQCFQDPAESERASDKAKMDSSQPERSSRRPRRQRTSESRDLCHMTNGIEDCDDQPPKEKKSKSAKKKKRSKAKQEREASPVEFAIDPNEPTYCLCNQVSYGEMIGCDNEQCPIEWFHFSCVSLTYKPKGKWYCPKCRGDNEKTMDKSTEKTKKERRSR; via the exons ATGTTAgggcagcagcaacagcaactCTACTCGTCGGCCGCGCTCCTGACCGGGGAGCGGAGCCGGCTCCTCACCTGCTATGTGCAGGACTACCTCGAGTGCGTGGAGTCGTTGCCCCACGACATGCAGAGGAACGTGTCCGTGCTGCGAGAGCTGGACAACAAATATCAAG aaaCATTAAAGGAAATTGATGATGTctatgaaaaatataagaaagaagatGATTCAAACCAGAAAAAACGCCTCCAGCAGCATCTCCAGAGAGCATTAATCAATAGTCAAGAATTGGGAGATGAAAAAATTCAGATTGTCACACAGATGCTTGAATTGGTGGAAAATCGGGCAAGGCAAATGGAGCTACATTCACAGTGTTTTCAAGATCCTGCTGAAAGTGAGCGAGCCTCAGATAAAGCAAAGATGGATTCCAGCCAACCAGAACGATCTTCGAGAAGACCCCGCCGACAGCGAACCAGTGAAAGCCGTGATCTGTGTCACATGACGAATGGGATTGAAGACTGTGATGATCAGCCAcctaaagaaaagaaatccaagtcagccaagaaaaagaaacgtTCCAAGGCCAAGCAGGAAAGGGAAGCTTCGCCTGTTGAGTTTGCAATAGATCCCAACGAACCTACATATTGTTTATGTAACCAAGTGTCTTATGGGGAAATGATCGGATGTGACAATGAACAGTGTCCAATTGAATGGTTtcacttttcatgtgtttcactTACCTAtaaaccaaaggggaaatggtaTTGCCCAAAGTGCAGGGGAGATAATGAGAAAACGATGGACAAAAGtactgaaaagacaaagaaggagagAAGATCGAGGTAG